Proteins encoded within one genomic window of Perognathus longimembris pacificus isolate PPM17 chromosome 28, ASM2315922v1, whole genome shotgun sequence:
- the LOC125342966 gene encoding olfactory receptor 10A7-like, which yields MNMEKLKLSQEILPLEGLRNTTMMITEFIILGFGDLQELNPLLFLVFGIVYMATVSGNLLLVVLVCTQRGLQTPMYFFLANLSCLEVCYTSNIVPRMLVDLLREKRVISMVGCIIQLYLFGALGSTECYLLAVMSYDRYLAVCRPLHYLTLMHGTLCVKLAIGSWFSGFTVAAAFQAAMVSSLNFCGGNEIDHFFCDLKPLQKLSCSDPYLVNLACMSLTALVTLAPFGLTLASYWQIFSVVLHISSRQSRQKAFSTCSSHLVVVTLFYGTLILVYAVPLAGQVSSLNKAFSLLYTVVTPMCNPFIYSLKNNDIKEALKKLKI from the coding sequence ATGAATATGGAGAAACTAAAACTTTCTCAGGAGATTTTGCCTTTAGAGGGACTAAGAAACACTACTATGATGATAACTGAGTTCATAATACTAGGGTTTGGAGATCTCCAGGAGCTGAATCCTTTGCTCTTCCTGGTGTTTGGTATTGTCTATATGGCCACTGTTTCTGGGAATCTTCTCTTGGTGGTTCTAGTGTGCACTCAACGAGGACTCCAGACACCAATGTACTTTTTTCTGGCAAATCTTTCATGTCTGGAGGTCTGTTATACATCCAACATTGTACCCAGAATGTTGGTGGACTTGTTGAGGGAAAAAAGAGTGATATCCATGGTAGGTTGTATTATTCAACTTTATTTGTTTGGGGCACTGGGCAGCACTGAGTGTTATCTACTGGCTGTAATGTCTTATGACCGGTACTTGGCAGTTTGCAGGCCCTTGCACTATCTAACACTAATGCATGGAACCCTGTGTGTGAAGCTAGCCATTGGCTCATGGTTTAGTGGATTCACAGTGGCAGCTGCATTTCAGGCTGCTATGGTATCCAGCTTAAACTTCTGTGGTGGCAATGAGATTGATCATTTCTTCTGTGATTTGAAACCTCTGCAGAAGCTCTCCTGCTCTGATCCCTATCTGGTCAACCTGGCTTGCATGAGTCTAACAGCCTTGGTAACCTTAGCTCCCTTTGGGTTAACTCTAGCCTCCTACTGGCAGATTTTTTCTGTAGTCTTGCATATATCTTCCAGGCAAAGTCGGCAGAAAGCATTCTCCACTTGCTCCTCTCATCTAGTAGTTGTGACTTTGTTTTATGGGACCTTAATCCTAGTCTATGCTGTACCCTTGGCTGGCCAGGTGTCATCCCTCAACAAAGCTTTCTCTTTGCTCTATACAGTTGTAACTCCTATGTGTAATCCTTTCATCTACAGCCTCAAAAACAATGATATCAAAGAGGCTCTGAAGAAATTgaagatttaa